From bacterium, the proteins below share one genomic window:
- a CDS encoding ATP-binding cassette domain-containing protein: MTAAYTTIALLKRIWRDYLKPQWRIMLVAGICMLLEAGSTAANAWLMQPVLDDVFIKKNETLLWIIPGAVFLLAIVKAFATYGQATRLRTVGQRLISNMQKQLYAHLLRADVAMFTRESTGQLLSRLVYDTTLLRESAASIMTVMIKEFVTLIFLLGVMLHQHVTLSLVAMVVFPLAFYPMRRLSKRMRKLSHSMQGGQGELTARFEESFSAVRIIKAHNQEAAEADRIGGLIETMFGQYVKSFRVKGASAPMMEMLAGLAIAGVIFYGGHQVLEGHTTPGAFFSFITALIMAYKPLKSLTGFTTLLQEGLAAAERVFLILDTPPSITDKPAARELQINKGNIAFDRVCFHYADGTAALDNVSLTIPGGKTVALVGTSGAGKSSLANLLMRFYDVSSGAITIDKQDVRDVTLQSLRGNIALVTQENLLFDDTVAANIAYGLPDATPEQIEAAAKAADAHHFISALAQGYATRIGPHGMTLSGGQRQRLAIARAMLKNAPILVLDEATSALDPATEAAVQDALKTLMKGRTTLVIAHRLSTIADADEIMVMKDGKLLEHGTHDMLLKQGGEYARLYKSQGAAR, encoded by the coding sequence ATGACGGCCGCCTACACCACCATCGCGCTGTTGAAGCGCATCTGGCGGGATTACCTGAAGCCGCAATGGCGCATCATGCTGGTGGCGGGCATTTGCATGCTGCTGGAGGCGGGCTCCACCGCCGCCAATGCTTGGCTGATGCAGCCGGTGCTGGACGATGTCTTCATCAAAAAGAACGAGACTCTGCTCTGGATCATCCCCGGCGCGGTCTTCCTCCTTGCCATTGTGAAAGCCTTCGCCACCTACGGCCAGGCCACGCGCCTGCGCACCGTTGGGCAGCGCCTGATTTCCAACATGCAAAAGCAGCTTTATGCCCATCTGCTCAGGGCGGATGTGGCCATGTTCACACGCGAATCCACCGGCCAGCTTCTCTCCCGCCTGGTCTACGACACCACGCTGTTGCGTGAATCCGCCGCCAGCATCATGACCGTGATGATCAAGGAATTCGTCACGCTCATCTTTCTCCTCGGCGTCATGCTTCACCAGCATGTCACGCTCTCGCTGGTGGCGATGGTGGTCTTTCCGCTTGCCTTCTACCCCATGCGCCGCTTGAGCAAGCGCATGCGCAAGCTCTCCCACAGCATGCAGGGCGGACAGGGCGAACTCACCGCACGTTTCGAGGAAAGCTTCTCGGCCGTGCGCATCATCAAGGCGCATAATCAGGAAGCGGCCGAGGCCGATCGCATCGGCGGCCTGATCGAGACCATGTTTGGCCAATACGTCAAATCCTTCCGCGTCAAGGGCGCCTCCGCTCCGATGATGGAAATGCTCGCCGGTCTGGCGATTGCGGGGGTGATTTTCTATGGCGGCCATCAGGTGCTGGAAGGCCATACCACACCGGGCGCCTTCTTCTCCTTCATCACCGCCCTTATCATGGCTTACAAGCCGCTGAAGAGCTTGACCGGCTTCACCACCCTGCTGCAGGAAGGCCTGGCCGCCGCCGAGCGCGTCTTCCTCATCCTGGATACGCCGCCCTCTATAACCGACAAACCCGCTGCCCGCGAATTGCAGATCAACAAAGGCAACATCGCCTTCGACCGAGTCTGCTTTCATTATGCCGACGGCACCGCCGCGCTGGACAATGTCAGCCTCACCATCCCCGGCGGCAAGACGGTGGCACTGGTCGGCACAAGCGGCGCGGGCAAATCCTCTCTCGCCAACCTGCTCATGCGTTTTTACGACGTCAGCAGCGGCGCCATCACCATCGACAAGCAGGACGTACGCGACGTCACGCTTCAATCGCTCCGCGGCAACATCGCCCTTGTGACGCAGGAAAATCTTTTATTCGACGATACGGTCGCCGCCAACATCGCCTATGGTCTGCCCGATGCCACGCCGGAACAGATCGAGGCCGCCGCCAAAGCCGCCGATGCGCATCACTTCATATCCGCGCTCGCGCAGGGCTATGCCACGCGCATCGGCCCGCACGGCATGACGCTCTCCGGCGGTCAGCGTCAACGTCTTGCCATCGCCCGCGCCATGCTGAAAAACGCCCCCATCCTGGTGCTGGACGAAGCCACCTCCGCGCTGGACCCCGCCACCGAGGCCGCCGTGCAGGACGCGTTGAAAACGCTCATGAAAGGCCGCACCACCCTGGTCATCGCCCACCGGCTTTCGACCATCGCCGATGCCGACGAAATCATGGTGATGAAGGACGGCAAGCTGCTGGAACACGGCACGCATGACATGCTGCTGAAACAGGGCGGCGAATATGCACGCCTCTACAAAAGCCAGGGTGCCGCGCGATGA
- the rpsD gene encoding 30S ribosomal protein S4 has product MTKRVESKYKVSRRYGVSLWGRAKDPVNKRDYGPGQHGPLRRRKTSDYGLQLKEKQKMKHYYGNISERQFRNIYKEAMNLKGDNIENLIGLLESRLDVVVYRMNLVPTVFSARQFVNHGHIRVNGKKVNIPSYRVQDGDVVELKDKSREIAMVISTQQNPERSVPEYITLDGPFKGTYTRRPKLAEVPYPVVMEPNLVIEYYSR; this is encoded by the coding sequence ATGACGAAACGCGTCGAATCGAAATATAAAGTATCCCGCCGATATGGCGTCAGCCTTTGGGGCCGCGCCAAGGACCCCGTGAACAAGCGTGATTACGGCCCCGGCCAGCATGGCCCGCTGCGCCGCCGCAAAACGTCCGACTACGGTCTGCAGCTCAAAGAAAAGCAGAAGATGAAGCATTATTACGGCAACATTAGCGAGCGCCAGTTCCGTAACATCTACAAAGAAGCCATGAACCTGAAGGGCGATAACATCGAAAACCTGATCGGGTTGCTGGAAAGCCGCCTGGATGTGGTGGTTTACCGCATGAACCTGGTGCCGACCGTGTTCTCCGCCCGCCAGTTCGTCAACCACGGCCATATCCGCGTGAATGGTAAAAAAGTGAACATCCCGTCTTATCGCGTTCAAGATGGCGACGTGGTGGAGCTGAAAGACAAATCCCGCGAGATCGCCATGGTGATTTCCACCCAGCAAAACCCCGAGCGCAGCGTGCCGGAATACATCACGCTCGACGGTCCGTTCAAAGGTACCTATACCCGCCGCCCGAAACTGGCCGAAGTGCCATACCCGGTGGTGATGGAACCGAACCTGGTTATCGAATATTACAGCCGCTAA
- a CDS encoding DUF374 domain-containing protein, giving the protein MNTAARSEKKFKHRSRTRILLQSVPKFLLRRSTVKWLLEWVAALYVRLVFITSRWEWIGDAESIRLLQKPGESVISAFWHGRLLMMFCAWRRNNDTMHVLISGHRDGLFIANVTNKLGMNVVEGSTSKGGAKAVRSLIGLLAEGDSMAITPDGPRGPRGSVADGAMVLARLTGKPVLPFAFGTSRGIQLKSWDRFLLPFPFSRGVFACAAPLRFSREDDNKAASEKLRLALNEATRMADEATGRNYIP; this is encoded by the coding sequence ATGAACACGGCTGCACGCAGCGAGAAGAAATTCAAACATCGCAGCCGCACGCGCATCCTGCTGCAATCCGTTCCTAAATTTCTGCTCAGGCGGAGCACGGTAAAGTGGTTGCTGGAATGGGTCGCCGCGCTCTATGTCCGTTTGGTGTTCATCACCTCCCGCTGGGAATGGATCGGTGATGCCGAATCCATCCGCCTGCTGCAAAAACCGGGTGAATCCGTCATCAGTGCTTTCTGGCACGGGCGGTTGCTGATGATGTTTTGTGCTTGGCGGCGAAACAACGACACCATGCATGTGCTGATTTCCGGTCATCGCGATGGCCTTTTCATTGCCAACGTCACCAACAAGCTGGGCATGAACGTGGTGGAAGGCTCCACCAGCAAAGGTGGCGCAAAGGCTGTGCGCAGCCTCATCGGCCTGCTGGCCGAAGGCGACAGCATGGCCATCACGCCAGACGGCCCCCGCGGCCCTCGCGGCAGCGTGGCCGATGGCGCGATGGTGCTGGCACGCCTGACCGGCAAGCCTGTGCTGCCCTTTGCGTTTGGGACCTCGCGTGGCATCCAGCTGAAGAGCTGGGACCGCTTTTTATTACCTTTTCCCTTTAGCCGCGGCGTTTTCGCCTGCGCGGCCCCGCTTCGTTTCTCGCGTGAGGATGACAATAAGGCCGCCAGCGAAAAACTTCGTCTCGCCTTGAACGAGGCCACCCGCATGGCTGACGAGGCCACCGGCAGGAACTACATCCCATGA
- the lpxK gene encoding tetraacyldisaccharide 4'-kinase codes for MPLHTPRFWQTNNWLAQLMQPLAALYIGIGKLRMALSHRRIGAVPVICIGNVVAGGAGKTPTTQAILRLLQDWGVSPFVVARGYGGRLKGPVRVDIAAHGPADVGDEPLMHAGVAPTIVSRNRYQGVKAAAKAGARVVLMDDGLQNSTLSPNFSFLVLDGVYGLGNGYVMPAGPLREPLKKAVQRVDAAILIGEDKHGLAAKVPSYIPVLRAHIEPDANAARLLTGCKVIAFCGLARPEKFFDTMRTIGADVIETIAFPDHHLYQSEDIQELIDHARSVPAYLVTTQKDWVNIPTRFHGHIQTLPIRLKFEDEAAVQKLILPLLVQPQKKPR; via the coding sequence ATGCCTTTGCACACACCCCGTTTCTGGCAGACCAATAACTGGCTGGCGCAGCTCATGCAGCCGCTGGCCGCGCTGTATATCGGCATCGGCAAATTGCGCATGGCTCTCTCGCACCGCCGCATCGGCGCCGTTCCGGTGATCTGCATCGGCAATGTGGTGGCGGGCGGCGCGGGTAAAACCCCTACCACCCAGGCCATCCTTCGCCTGTTGCAGGACTGGGGCGTCTCCCCCTTCGTCGTGGCGCGCGGCTATGGCGGGCGCTTGAAGGGCCCCGTACGGGTGGATATCGCCGCCCACGGCCCCGCCGATGTCGGCGATGAACCGCTTATGCATGCGGGCGTGGCCCCCACCATCGTCAGCCGCAACCGCTACCAGGGGGTGAAAGCCGCCGCCAAAGCGGGCGCGCGGGTGGTGCTGATGGATGATGGGCTGCAAAACAGCACGCTTTCTCCTAATTTCAGCTTTCTGGTGCTGGACGGCGTCTATGGCCTCGGCAACGGCTACGTCATGCCCGCAGGCCCCCTGCGTGAACCCCTGAAAAAGGCCGTGCAACGGGTGGATGCCGCCATCCTGATCGGCGAGGACAAACACGGGCTGGCCGCGAAAGTCCCTTCCTACATCCCCGTCCTGCGCGCCCATATCGAGCCGGACGCCAACGCCGCGCGTCTGCTCACCGGCTGCAAGGTCATCGCCTTCTGCGGCCTTGCCCGCCCGGAAAAATTCTTCGACACCATGCGCACCATCGGGGCCGATGTGATCGAGACCATCGCCTTCCCCGACCATCACCTCTACCAGTCCGAGGATATTCAGGAGCTGATCGACCACGCCCGTAGCGTCCCGGCCTACCTGGTCACCACGCAAAAGGACTGGGTGAACATACCCACCCGCTTCCACGGCCATATCCAGACGCTTCCCATTCGCCTGAAATTCGAGGATGAAGCCGCCGTGCAGAAACTGATTCTTCCCTTGCTTGTCCAGCCGCAGAAAAAGCCGAGATAG
- a CDS encoding 3-deoxy-D-manno-octulosonic acid transferase, with product MSLPLAAYGLVSTLLHPFAALWLRQRTARGKEDRTRLPERLGHARGLARPAGDLLWAHAASVGESQAVLPLLKELRATHPGLPILLTTGTKTSAQFVSGKLPEGVLHRMAPLDTFPSVTRFLNHWQPSRLLLVESELWPVWLWALGRRHVPVAVVNGRMSEKSYAMWGRLHALAKPMMRYVSLVLAQDGPDGDRFRALGAEDVHVTGNIKWDTPPLPASESELERLRAAIGRRSVWVAASTHAGEESQLAEAHALIRQHVKNALLILAPRHPHRGNQLVADLREAGFNLAQRSQSEPITAKTEIYLADTMGELGLWYRLAQLAFVGGSLVVHGGQNPLEPARLGCPVIAGWDMHNFASITLALEQSGALERTPTPAAVAESVLHHFQNKTYLVARRKAALESAGSQSGAIARTMRHVQQWLASPVALP from the coding sequence ATGAGCCTGCCCCTTGCAGCCTATGGCCTGGTATCCACGCTGCTGCACCCGTTCGCGGCGCTCTGGCTTCGCCAGCGCACGGCCCGCGGCAAGGAGGACCGTACTCGTCTGCCCGAGCGCCTCGGCCACGCGCGCGGGCTGGCGCGTCCGGCGGGCGATCTGCTCTGGGCCCATGCCGCCAGCGTGGGTGAATCGCAGGCCGTGCTGCCCCTGTTGAAAGAACTCCGCGCCACCCATCCGGGCCTGCCCATCCTGCTCACCACGGGCACCAAAACCTCCGCCCAGTTCGTCTCCGGCAAACTGCCCGAAGGCGTGCTGCACCGCATGGCCCCGCTGGACACGTTTCCTTCCGTCACCCGTTTCCTCAATCACTGGCAGCCGTCGCGGCTCCTGCTGGTGGAATCCGAACTATGGCCGGTATGGCTATGGGCGCTGGGCAGGCGGCACGTTCCCGTTGCCGTCGTCAATGGCCGCATGTCCGAGAAATCCTACGCCATGTGGGGCAGGCTGCATGCGCTGGCAAAACCGATGATGCGTTACGTCTCCCTGGTACTGGCGCAGGACGGCCCGGATGGCGATCGCTTCCGCGCTCTGGGTGCGGAGGATGTTCACGTCACCGGCAACATCAAGTGGGACACGCCGCCCTTGCCCGCCAGCGAAAGCGAGCTGGAGCGCCTCCGCGCCGCGATCGGCAGGCGCTCGGTCTGGGTGGCCGCCAGCACCCATGCCGGGGAAGAGTCCCAGCTGGCCGAGGCCCACGCGCTCATCCGTCAGCATGTTAAAAACGCCCTGCTGATCCTCGCCCCCCGTCATCCCCATCGCGGTAATCAGCTGGTTGCCGATCTACGCGAGGCAGGCTTCAACCTCGCCCAGCGCAGCCAGAGCGAGCCCATCACTGCCAAAACGGAAATCTATCTGGCCGACACCATGGGCGAACTCGGCCTGTGGTACCGCCTGGCGCAGCTCGCGTTTGTCGGCGGCTCTCTCGTGGTGCATGGCGGGCAGAACCCGCTGGAACCCGCCCGCCTCGGCTGCCCCGTCATCGCCGGGTGGGACATGCATAATTTCGCCTCCATCACCCTGGCGCTGGAACAAAGCGGTGCGCTGGAACGCACGCCAACGCCCGCCGCCGTGGCCGAATCCGTGCTTCACCACTTCCAGAACAAAACCTATCTAGTCGCCCGCCGCAAGGCCGCGCTGGAAAGCGCCGGCAGCCAGTCCGGCGCCATTGCGCGCACCATGCGCCACGTGCAGCAATGGCTTGCCAGCCCGGTCGCGCTTCCGTAG
- the dnaE gene encoding DNA polymerase III subunit alpha, with amino-acid sequence MAFMLPFVHLRVHTAYSLSEGALRPEVLAAFARKHRMPAIGVADRNNLFGALEWSKLAKDSGIQPIVGATLNVLMPQGAGMAMATRRHAQLPLYAQNEEGYRHLLAIVSDSYLSPAADPAPCIDLGMLLHRAEGIIALTGGAEGPVARLLLEGREQEAEDTLIELHRLFKDRLYVEIQRHGLPEERATEPKLREFAAKHNLPIVATNLCYFDEESMFEAHDALLCIAEGRYLVEADRRKSNPNYRLKSQAEMAELFADMPEALSNSARIAMRCGYASPSRAPILPRFMEYQEKAEGAPEITEEEEFRRVSREGLEWRLNTYVFKPEMSEEEKKRIGDEYRERLEFELSTIEKMRFPGYFLIVSEFIRWAKEHEIPVGPGRGSGAGSLVAWAMQITDLDPIRYGLLFERFLNPERVSMPDFDVDFCQDRRDEVITHVQSMYGRDRVAQIITFGKLQARAVLRDVGRVLQLPYGQVDKICKLVPNNPANPVTLQEAIDMEPLLRSAMSEDGQVAHMVAIALKLEGLYRHASTHAAGVVIGDRPLHELVPMYRDPRSDMPVVQFSMKYAEMAGLVKFDFLGLKTLTVLQWAVRLVKETEGLELDLLKLPEGDKVTYSMLGQGESVGVFQLESAGMRDTLRKLKADCLEDIIALVSLYRPGPMDNIPTYVNRKHGKEKPDYLYPMLEPCLKETFGVFIYQEQVMEVARVMGGYSLGQADLLRRAMGKKIKAEMDAQKDTFVKGALEKSVPREKAEEVFDLMAKFASYGFNKSHAAAYALIAYQTAYLKANYPVQFFTALMALDAGNTDKLQVFRQDAARMGITLLPPDINASRGNFSVEPYKGEGKKPHRYAIRYALGAIKNVGMAAMEKLVEERERGGPFKDMYDFLSRLDDETLNRRSLEFLIKAGAFDKLHPNRRQLVESLDGLLAWHSHQMEEKTSQQQSLFGGSSDVAVSSKPALQNVPEWGNTEKLGHEFTAIGFYLSSHPLESYGPACRQMGVVFSGRFGELLNGSYQSVQLAGIVLSRKVKLSNKGKFAFIGITDPQGSFEVSVFDEDILNKYWNDLEEGSRLWIQAEGKMDENGPRLIAKAIRPLDDVITDQQKNGKSGRIMQWRMDVSARLKAAELKTMLPEAKPARKGNLTVKFMLKDGTGLTLRLPGQYGFSPADMENLQASADILSLESL; translated from the coding sequence CTGGCGTTTATGCTTCCGTTTGTCCATCTCCGAGTCCACACGGCTTATTCCCTGTCCGAAGGCGCCCTCCGCCCGGAGGTGCTGGCCGCGTTCGCCAGGAAACACCGCATGCCCGCCATCGGCGTGGCGGACCGAAACAACCTCTTCGGCGCGCTGGAATGGAGCAAGCTGGCCAAGGATAGCGGCATCCAGCCCATTGTCGGCGCCACGTTGAACGTGCTGATGCCACAGGGCGCCGGCATGGCCATGGCCACGCGCCGCCATGCGCAGCTGCCGCTCTATGCGCAGAATGAGGAGGGCTACCGTCACTTGCTGGCCATCGTGAGCGATTCCTATCTCTCTCCCGCCGCCGACCCCGCCCCCTGCATTGATCTTGGCATGCTGCTGCACCGGGCCGAGGGCATCATCGCCCTCACCGGCGGGGCGGAAGGCCCCGTTGCCCGTCTGCTGCTGGAAGGCCGCGAGCAGGAAGCCGAAGACACGCTGATTGAGCTTCACCGCCTGTTCAAGGACCGGCTCTATGTCGAGATCCAGCGCCACGGCCTGCCGGAGGAGCGCGCCACCGAACCCAAACTGCGAGAGTTCGCGGCCAAACATAACCTCCCCATCGTGGCCACCAACCTCTGTTATTTTGACGAGGAGTCGATGTTTGAGGCGCATGACGCGCTCCTTTGCATCGCCGAAGGCCGCTACCTTGTCGAGGCGGACCGCCGCAAATCCAACCCCAATTACCGCTTAAAGTCGCAAGCCGAAATGGCCGAGCTGTTTGCGGATATGCCCGAAGCCCTGTCTAACAGCGCGCGCATCGCCATGCGCTGCGGCTATGCGTCTCCCAGCCGCGCGCCCATTTTGCCCCGCTTCATGGAATATCAGGAGAAGGCCGAGGGCGCGCCTGAAATCACCGAGGAAGAAGAGTTCCGCCGCGTCTCGCGTGAAGGTCTGGAATGGCGTTTGAACACCTATGTCTTCAAACCCGAGATGAGCGAGGAAGAGAAAAAACGCATCGGCGATGAATACCGCGAGCGTCTGGAATTTGAGCTCAGCACCATCGAGAAAATGCGGTTCCCCGGCTACTTCCTCATCGTGTCTGAGTTCATCCGCTGGGCAAAAGAGCATGAGATTCCCGTGGGGCCGGGGCGCGGCTCCGGCGCGGGCTCACTCGTGGCATGGGCCATGCAGATCACCGACCTTGATCCCATCCGCTACGGCCTGCTGTTCGAGCGCTTCCTGAACCCCGAACGCGTCTCCATGCCCGACTTCGACGTCGACTTCTGTCAGGACCGCCGCGACGAGGTCATCACCCACGTGCAAAGCATGTATGGCCGCGATCGCGTGGCGCAGATCATCACCTTTGGTAAACTCCAGGCCCGCGCCGTGCTGCGCGATGTGGGGCGCGTGCTGCAACTGCCCTACGGCCAGGTGGACAAGATCTGCAAACTCGTGCCCAACAACCCGGCCAACCCCGTCACGCTGCAGGAAGCCATCGACATGGAGCCGCTGCTCCGTTCCGCCATGAGCGAGGACGGCCAGGTGGCGCATATGGTGGCCATCGCGCTCAAGCTGGAAGGGCTTTACCGCCACGCCTCCACCCACGCCGCCGGCGTGGTGATCGGCGACCGCCCGCTGCACGAGCTGGTGCCTATGTACCGGGACCCGCGCTCCGACATGCCGGTGGTGCAATTCTCCATGAAATATGCCGAGATGGCGGGCCTGGTGAAGTTCGACTTCCTCGGTTTGAAAACCCTCACCGTGCTGCAATGGGCCGTGCGCCTGGTGAAGGAGACCGAAGGGCTGGAGCTCGATCTGCTCAAACTGCCCGAGGGCGACAAGGTAACCTATTCCATGCTGGGGCAGGGCGAATCGGTCGGCGTGTTCCAGCTCGAGTCCGCCGGCATGCGCGACACGCTGCGCAAGCTGAAGGCCGACTGTCTGGAAGACATCATCGCGCTTGTCTCGCTCTACCGTCCCGGCCCGATGGACAACATCCCGACCTATGTCAACCGCAAGCACGGCAAGGAAAAGCCGGACTACCTCTACCCCATGCTGGAGCCCTGCCTGAAGGAAACATTCGGCGTCTTCATCTATCAGGAACAGGTGATGGAAGTGGCCCGCGTGATGGGCGGTTACTCCCTCGGCCAGGCCGATTTGCTCCGTCGCGCGATGGGTAAAAAAATCAAGGCGGAGATGGACGCGCAGAAAGACACCTTCGTCAAAGGCGCGCTGGAAAAATCCGTCCCCCGCGAAAAAGCCGAGGAAGTGTTCGACCTCATGGCCAAATTCGCTAGCTACGGTTTCAACAAATCCCACGCCGCCGCCTATGCGCTGATCGCCTACCAGACAGCCTATTTAAAAGCCAATTATCCGGTGCAGTTCTTCACCGCGCTCATGGCGCTCGATGCGGGTAATACCGATAAGCTCCAGGTGTTCCGTCAGGATGCCGCCCGCATGGGCATCACCCTGCTGCCGCCGGACATCAACGCCTCGCGTGGCAATTTCAGCGTGGAGCCTTACAAGGGCGAGGGCAAGAAACCCCACCGCTATGCCATCCGCTATGCGCTTGGCGCCATCAAGAATGTCGGCATGGCCGCCATGGAAAAACTGGTGGAGGAGCGCGAACGCGGCGGGCCGTTCAAGGATATGTATGATTTCCTGAGCCGCCTGGATGACGAAACCCTCAACCGACGCAGCCTGGAATTCCTCATCAAGGCGGGAGCCTTTGACAAGCTTCATCCCAACCGCCGCCAGCTGGTGGAAAGCCTCGACGGCCTGCTCGCCTGGCATAGCCATCAGATGGAGGAAAAAACCAGCCAGCAGCAAAGCCTTTTCGGCGGCAGTTCGGATGTCGCGGTATCCAGCAAACCGGCGCTGCAGAATGTACCCGAATGGGGCAACACCGAAAAACTCGGGCACGAATTCACCGCCATCGGCTTTTATCTCTCCTCCCACCCGCTGGAATCCTACGGCCCCGCATGCCGCCAGATGGGTGTGGTCTTCTCCGGCCGTTTCGGCGAGTTGCTCAATGGCTCTTACCAGAGCGTGCAACTGGCTGGCATTGTGCTGTCGCGCAAAGTAAAGCTTTCCAACAAAGGCAAATTCGCCTTCATCGGCATTACCGACCCCCAGGGCAGTTTCGAGGTCTCTGTTTTCGACGAGGACATCCTCAACAAATACTGGAACGATCTGGAGGAAGGTTCGCGTCTGTGGATCCAGGCCGAAGGCAAGATGGATGAAAACGGCCCACGCCTGATCGCCAAGGCCATTCGCCCGCTGGATGATGTCATTACCGACCAGCAGAAGAACGGCAAATCCGGCCGCATCATGCAATGGCGGATGGATGTCAGCGCCCGTCTGAAGGCGGCGGAGCTGAAAACCATGCTGCCCGAGGCCAAACCCGCCCGCAAAGGCAATCTCACGGTCAAATTCATGCTGAAGGACGGCACCGGTCTTACGCTGCGCCTGCCGGGCCAATATGGCTTCTCCCCGGCTGATATGGAAAACTTACAGGCCTCGGCGGATATTCTTTCGCTGGAGTCCTTATGA
- a CDS encoding TldD/PmbA family protein, whose product MEQQAESQAEWLISKARANGADAVEVVWSESLESEVKWRLGKLEGVERAESAAVGLRVLVGKRQASSSTNLLDKENLEKLAAQVVTMAKLAPEDPYARLAKPGEFTKDNDPTSLEINDPEELSPERMRDMAAEAEDAARAIKGISNSEGGGCSQSRSHTLRLTSEGYRSRVASSSTGISVSVLAEDENGMQRDYDYALRRWASDLPSPSDIGKSAAERTLKRLGGKKMPTCSVPVVFDPRVARSLLSSFASAINGQAVARKSSFLRDRMGDAIFADTITIIDDPRMLRGLSSRMADAEGLPTQKREMVKNGVLQSWFLDLATAAQLDLTSTAHAGRGLSSPPSPGSSNLYIANGTRSPKELLAAISTGFYVTETFGMGINTVTGDYSQGAAGFWIENGELTHAVHEMTIAGHMSDIFAKLEAANDLKFDYATNSPTLLLPPMMVAGA is encoded by the coding sequence GTGGAACAACAGGCCGAATCACAAGCAGAATGGCTAATCAGCAAGGCACGCGCCAATGGGGCGGATGCGGTGGAGGTTGTCTGGTCTGAAAGCCTGGAATCCGAGGTGAAATGGCGCCTCGGCAAGCTCGAAGGCGTGGAGCGGGCGGAATCCGCCGCTGTCGGCCTCCGTGTATTGGTCGGCAAGCGTCAGGCCAGCAGCTCCACCAACCTGCTGGATAAGGAAAACCTGGAAAAACTGGCCGCCCAGGTCGTGACGATGGCGAAGCTTGCGCCGGAGGACCCCTACGCCCGTCTGGCCAAACCGGGTGAATTCACCAAGGATAACGACCCCACCTCCCTCGAGATCAACGACCCCGAGGAGCTTTCACCCGAGCGCATGCGCGACATGGCTGCCGAGGCCGAGGATGCCGCCCGGGCGATAAAGGGTATCAGTAACTCGGAGGGTGGCGGTTGCAGCCAGAGCCGCAGCCACACGCTTCGCCTCACCAGCGAAGGCTACCGCAGCCGGGTGGCAAGCTCCAGCACCGGCATTTCCGTCTCCGTCCTGGCGGAAGATGAAAACGGCATGCAGCGCGATTACGACTATGCCCTGCGCCGCTGGGCGAGCGACCTTCCTTCACCTTCCGACATTGGCAAATCCGCCGCCGAACGCACCTTAAAGCGCCTGGGCGGCAAAAAAATGCCGACCTGCTCCGTGCCAGTGGTGTTCGACCCGCGCGTGGCACGCAGCCTTCTTTCCTCCTTTGCCAGCGCCATCAACGGCCAGGCGGTCGCCCGCAAATCCAGCTTCCTGCGCGACCGGATGGGCGATGCCATCTTTGCTGATACCATCACCATCATCGACGACCCGCGCATGCTGCGCGGCCTTTCCTCTCGCATGGCGGATGCCGAAGGCCTGCCCACCCAAAAACGCGAGATGGTGAAAAACGGCGTGCTGCAAAGCTGGTTTCTGGACCTCGCCACCGCCGCCCAACTGGACCTCACCTCCACCGCCCATGCCGGGCGAGGGCTTTCATCACCTCCCAGCCCCGGCAGCAGCAACCTCTACATTGCCAACGGCACGCGCAGCCCGAAAGAACTGCTTGCAGCCATCTCCACCGGCTTTTACGTCACCGAAACCTTCGGCATGGGCATCAACACCGTCACCGGGGATTACAGCCAGGGCGCGGCAGGCTTTTGGATCGAGAATGGCGAGCTCACCCACGCCGTGCATGAAATGACCATCGCCGGTCACATGAGCGACATCTTCGCCAAACTCGAAGCCGCCAACGACCTGAAATTCGACTACGCCACCAATAGCCCGACGCTTCTCCTGCCTCCCATGATGGTAGCCGGGGCATGA